The Deinococcus wulumuqiensis R12 genome has a window encoding:
- a CDS encoding YecA family protein: MTRKQKTSEERLEAKLERLKDFTPHSPPERVAALTEVAARHGRSLTYWDGVVYGLVFSLCPDAEVLLEVLELQQEPPELQAEVRAYAASIWARLDVSDSEQFDASVDPELVGTEALFVEWLRGFAFTLRLNPEPLRALSSPMTTQVVGEEALRSMMLVLSFADMPQERQQTPEWQELQETQRGALASLDEAEPEGLAQVLQLMLMDVDTFYGFSALLEQFNVNPALLGQGGRAGLEPLRREGRKIRPNEPCPCGSGKKYKKCHGAPGADPLP; encoded by the coding sequence ATGACAAGGAAGCAAAAAACGTCAGAGGAACGGCTTGAGGCCAAGCTGGAGAGGCTCAAGGACTTTACGCCCCATAGCCCGCCCGAACGGGTGGCGGCGTTGACAGAGGTAGCGGCGCGGCATGGGCGCAGCCTGACGTACTGGGACGGCGTGGTGTATGGCCTGGTCTTTTCACTGTGCCCAGACGCCGAAGTGTTGCTGGAAGTGCTGGAATTGCAGCAGGAACCGCCAGAACTTCAGGCCGAGGTCAGGGCGTATGCGGCGAGCATCTGGGCGCGGCTGGATGTAAGTGACTCGGAGCAGTTTGATGCGAGTGTTGACCCGGAATTGGTGGGCACGGAGGCGCTGTTTGTCGAGTGGCTGCGCGGGTTTGCCTTCACCCTGCGGCTTAACCCCGAGCCTTTGCGGGCGCTGAGTTCACCGATGACAACCCAGGTGGTCGGAGAAGAAGCCCTGAGAAGCATGATGCTGGTGCTCAGTTTTGCCGATATGCCACAGGAGCGGCAGCAAACCCCAGAGTGGCAGGAACTTCAGGAAACTCAGCGTGGGGCGCTGGCTTCGCTGGACGAGGCGGAGCCGGAAGGGTTGGCCCAGGTCTTGCAACTGATGCTTATGGATGTGGACACGTTCTACGGGTTCTCGGCGCTGCTGGAACAGTTCAATGTCAATCCGGCGCTGTTGGGCCAGGGGGGGAGGGCTGGACTCGAACCTCTTCGCCGTGAAGGGCGCAAGATTCGCCCGAATGAACCTTGCCCGTGTGGCAGCGGTAAAAAGTACAAGAAGTGTCACGGCGCACCTGGCGCAGACCCACTTCCCTGA
- a CDS encoding type I restriction endonuclease subunit R, whose translation MTRTDPPADFREIVSSQLPALGLLVNLGYSFLTPAEALDKRRGRRGQVILTDVLLESLARLNRVRYLNQEREFTSDGLQKAADALLTLPFEAQYTTAQAAYDLLTLGVTVEQTIDGDRKSFSVKFIDWDTPENNVWHVTEEFTVERQGSTATRRPDIVLSCNGIPLVVIECKRPDMGEPLAEAISQTLRNHARHEIPLLYAFSQLLLGVAQNAAKYGTTGADAKYWATWREEDPAVTAQLPELVGTPLPAKVREKILGWRDEPLRSQLDQAWHEGPRLPSAQDELIGSLLSPARLLDFIRGFVVFDAGVKKVARYQQFYAVREIVSKVQERTPDGKRHGGVVWHTTGSGKSLTMVMLARALTHLPDALAPRIVLVTDRVDLDDQIAGTFKNTGVKPVQAKDGRHLLDLLSSERTQVITTVIDKFETVAREKLKVTSPDVFVLVDESHRSQYGSANALMRTVLPNACLIGFTGTPLLKKEKNTAQKFGGILHSYTMGRAVQDGAVAPLKYEARHAELRGAQEQIDRWFERVTRNLTEQQKADVKRQFRTAETVLGAGARLEEIAYDIGEHYVQNYQGRGLKAQFAVSSKLDAVRYKKIFERWGRVSAALVMSAPDTREGRETVDEADVPEVQAFWRDMMGRYGSEKNYQDSLIAAFKGQDGPELLIVVDKLLTGFDAPRNAVLYLDKRLKEHNILQAIARVNRLYDGKDYGLIVDYRGIFNEMREALDIYAALEAEGFDPADVAGTLESVDVEIGLLKTRHGHVWDVFSGVDRQDLEAMQRHLEPQDRRDAFYETLTAFAKTLQLALSTPNFLDSTPEAERRVYIRDLRFFLNLRTAVKRRYGESVDFGPLEAQLRKMVQEHVGADTVTQLAEPVSLFDIEAAEEQDAQIEGEAAKADTMTSRIRRAVTERMEEDPTFYKRLSELVDEAIADHRAGRLADLEYLQRAQELTRQARERGESESDPRLHGRETAQAYRGLLEEALGETLGELPDFAEQLTTAALTFDDSIQELKIRDWHSNQGVRHRMMDAMDDHLYELEQQAGRRIPHSLRDDLFEKILSVARHRDA comes from the coding sequence ATGACCCGCACCGATCCGCCCGCCGACTTCCGCGAAATCGTGTCCAGCCAGTTGCCTGCCTTGGGGCTGCTGGTCAATCTGGGCTACTCCTTCCTGACGCCCGCTGAAGCTCTGGACAAGCGGCGTGGGCGGCGCGGGCAGGTGATTCTGACGGACGTGCTGCTTGAATCGCTGGCGCGGCTCAACCGGGTGCGGTATCTGAACCAGGAGCGCGAATTCACGTCCGATGGCTTGCAAAAAGCGGCAGACGCGCTGCTCACGCTGCCCTTTGAGGCGCAGTACACGACGGCTCAGGCGGCGTATGACCTGCTGACGCTGGGCGTGACGGTAGAGCAGACGATAGACGGCGACCGCAAGAGCTTCAGCGTCAAGTTCATTGACTGGGACACGCCCGAAAACAACGTCTGGCACGTGACCGAGGAATTCACCGTCGAACGGCAGGGCAGCACCGCTACCCGGCGTCCTGACATCGTCCTTTCCTGCAACGGGATTCCGCTGGTGGTCATCGAGTGCAAGCGCCCCGACATGGGGGAGCCGCTGGCCGAGGCGATTTCGCAGACCTTACGGAACCATGCCCGCCACGAGATTCCGCTGCTGTACGCCTTTTCCCAGTTGCTGCTGGGCGTGGCTCAGAACGCAGCAAAATACGGTACGACAGGTGCAGACGCCAAATATTGGGCCACCTGGCGCGAGGAAGACCCAGCGGTGACAGCGCAGTTGCCCGAACTGGTCGGCACACCATTACCCGCCAAAGTGCGCGAGAAGATTCTGGGCTGGCGCGACGAGCCTTTGCGCTCACAGCTTGACCAAGCTTGGCATGAGGGGCCACGCCTCCCGAGCGCTCAGGACGAGTTGATTGGCTCTCTTCTGTCTCCAGCCCGTCTGCTGGACTTTATTCGCGGCTTCGTGGTCTTCGATGCCGGGGTGAAGAAGGTCGCCCGCTACCAGCAGTTTTATGCCGTGCGGGAAATCGTAAGCAAGGTGCAGGAGCGCACGCCAGACGGCAAACGGCATGGCGGCGTGGTCTGGCACACCACCGGCAGCGGCAAGAGCCTGACGATGGTGATGCTGGCCCGTGCGCTGACCCACCTTCCAGACGCTCTGGCCCCCAGAATCGTGTTGGTGACTGACCGCGTAGACCTGGACGACCAGATTGCTGGAACCTTCAAAAACACTGGAGTTAAGCCCGTGCAGGCGAAAGACGGACGGCATCTGCTCGACCTGCTCTCGTCCGAGCGCACCCAGGTCATCACGACGGTCATCGACAAGTTCGAGACAGTGGCCCGCGAGAAGCTGAAAGTGACCAGTCCCGACGTGTTCGTGCTGGTGGACGAGTCGCACCGCAGTCAGTACGGCAGCGCCAACGCCCTGATGCGAACCGTGCTGCCAAATGCCTGCCTGATTGGGTTCACGGGGACACCGCTGCTGAAGAAAGAAAAGAACACCGCCCAGAAGTTCGGCGGGATTCTGCACAGCTACACCATGGGGCGGGCTGTACAAGACGGCGCAGTGGCCCCGCTGAAATACGAGGCCCGGCACGCCGAGCTGCGCGGCGCACAGGAGCAGATAGACCGCTGGTTCGAGCGCGTGACCCGCAACCTCACCGAGCAGCAGAAGGCGGATGTGAAACGCCAGTTCCGCACGGCAGAGACGGTGCTGGGAGCAGGGGCCCGACTGGAAGAAATCGCCTACGACATCGGAGAGCACTACGTCCAGAACTACCAGGGGCGCGGCCTCAAGGCGCAGTTTGCCGTGAGCAGCAAGCTCGACGCCGTGCGTTACAAGAAGATTTTCGAACGCTGGGGACGGGTAAGTGCGGCCCTCGTCATGTCGGCCCCCGATACCCGTGAAGGCCGTGAAACGGTGGACGAGGCCGACGTGCCCGAGGTGCAGGCGTTCTGGCGCGACATGATGGGGCGCTACGGCAGCGAAAAGAACTACCAGGACAGCCTCATCGCCGCGTTCAAAGGTCAGGACGGGCCAGAACTGCTGATTGTGGTGGACAAGCTGCTGACTGGCTTCGACGCGCCACGCAACGCCGTGCTGTACCTCGACAAGCGACTCAAGGAGCACAACATCCTCCAGGCAATTGCCCGTGTGAACCGCCTCTACGACGGCAAAGATTACGGCCTGATCGTGGACTACCGGGGCATCTTCAACGAGATGCGCGAGGCCCTCGACATCTATGCTGCTCTTGAAGCGGAAGGCTTCGACCCGGCGGACGTGGCTGGCACGCTTGAAAGTGTGGACGTGGAAATCGGCCTGCTGAAGACCCGACACGGGCATGTCTGGGACGTGTTCAGCGGCGTAGACCGTCAGGATTTGGAGGCCATGCAGCGCCATTTGGAGCCGCAAGACCGCCGTGACGCCTTTTATGAGACGCTGACCGCTTTCGCCAAGACGCTGCAACTCGCCCTGAGTACGCCGAACTTTCTGGACTCCACCCCCGAAGCCGAGCGGCGGGTCTACATCCGTGACCTGCGCTTTTTCCTGAATCTGCGCACCGCCGTCAAGCGGCGCTACGGCGAGAGCGTGGACTTCGGCCCCCTGGAAGCCCAGCTGCGCAAGATGGTGCAGGAGCACGTGGGGGCGGACACCGTGACCCAGTTGGCCGAGCCAGTCAGTCTCTTCGACATTGAGGCCGCCGAGGAACAGGACGCCCAAATTGAAGGGGAAGCGGCGAAGGCCGACACGATGACGAGCCGCATCCGCCGCGCCGTCACCGAGCGCATGGAGGAGGACCCCACTTTCTACAAACGACTGTCGGAATTGGTGGACGAGGCCATCGCCGACCACCGCGCCGGGCGACTGGCTGACTTGGAATATTTGCAACGTGCTCAGGAACTCACCCGGCAGGCCCGTGAGCGTGGGGAGAGCGAAAGTGACCCCAGATTGCACGGGCGGGAAACGGCCCAGGCGTACCGGGGCCTGCTGGAAGAGGCACTAGGTGAGACATTGGGCGAGTTGCCGGACTTCGCGGAGCAGCTGACCACAGCGGCCCTGACCTTCGACGACAGCATTCAGGAGCTGAAAATCCGGGATTGGCACAGTAATCAGGGAGTGCGCCACCGCATGATGGATGCGATGGACGACCACCTGTACGAACTGGAACAGCAGGCGGGGAGGCGAATCCCGCACAGCTTGCGCGACGACTTGTTCGAGAAGATCCTTTCCGTGGCTCGGCACCGTGACGCATGA
- a CDS encoding M48 family metallopeptidase translates to MAEYGTTRIPYLLKRMERRTLSIEVKPDGTVQVTAPLDAAEHEIRWKVEKRGSWILRQQRELAKLPPPLPERRYVSGESWRYLGRQHRLRVLTGDAEGVRVIRGELLVTTKSPERVPRVLDHWLRARAQAVLTDRMAACLEHAGHFGVQHSGDFSLRLMKTQWGSCTRAGRLTFNPRLIQAPKDCMDYVILHELCHLKEFSHSAAYYQLLGRVLPDWRRRWERLNRLVELPQ, encoded by the coding sequence GTGGCGGAATATGGCACGACCCGTATTCCTTACCTGCTAAAGCGTATGGAGCGGCGGACACTGAGCATCGAAGTGAAGCCCGATGGCACAGTGCAGGTCACCGCACCGTTAGACGCTGCTGAACACGAGATCCGCTGGAAAGTAGAGAAGCGGGGCAGCTGGATTCTGCGTCAGCAACGGGAACTCGCCAAGCTGCCCCCGCCTTTGCCCGAGCGTCGATACGTCAGTGGAGAATCCTGGCGGTATCTGGGTCGCCAGCACCGCTTGCGTGTGCTTACTGGTGATGCCGAAGGTGTACGCGTCATTCGCGGCGAGTTGCTGGTCACAACCAAGAGCCCGGAGCGGGTGCCGCGGGTGCTTGACCACTGGCTCAGGGCGCGAGCGCAGGCTGTGCTCACTGACCGTATGGCCGCTTGTCTGGAACACGCGGGGCACTTTGGGGTGCAGCACAGCGGCGACTTTTCCCTACGCCTGATGAAGACCCAGTGGGGCAGCTGCACACGCGCAGGCCGCTTGACCTTCAATCCCCGCCTTATTCAGGCACCGAAAGACTGCATGGATTACGTCATCCTGCACGAGCTGTGCCATCTCAAGGAATTCAGTCACTCGGCAGCGTATTACCAGTTACTCGGCCGGGTGCTTCCTGACTGGCGGCGGCGGTGGGAACGGCTCAACAGGCTGGTTGAGCTGCCCCAGTGA
- a CDS encoding transposase encodes MPTKLLPLQQVSVEDLFLLAYVYIDDYLKAAVHSGLFTLPNEPHQKATYAELMTIALVGEWLGEASQEKWYQQVQTTYRPLFPRLPDRTRYLRIQLNFETIYADLALRLPHVDDETVYVIDSKPLVYCAGTRFARPRAMSEAASGRGGNGGYSVKGRFYGYKLHAIIDDHGMVVRFAIAAGNESDPPLARALLEEGEGELVLGDRGYQGCGVYAQPRSNMKNPRPWWGAMRWVRKTIESVFSRLDRTFHLMLPQLNSFRSVRAHVCRKIAAHNLALFFGGL; translated from the coding sequence ATGCCTACCAAACTGCTTCCGCTGCAACAGGTTAGCGTAGAAGACCTCTTCCTGCTCGCCTACGTGTACATCGACGATTATCTCAAGGCCGCTGTACACAGCGGCCTCTTCACACTTCCAAATGAGCCACACCAGAAGGCGACCTATGCGGAGTTGATGACGATTGCTCTTGTTGGGGAATGGCTGGGTGAGGCATCGCAAGAAAAGTGGTACCAGCAAGTACAGACCACCTACCGCCCTCTTTTCCCGCGTTTGCCGGATAGGACGCGGTATCTGCGCATTCAATTGAACTTCGAGACCATTTACGCTGACCTTGCACTGCGGTTGCCACATGTTGATGACGAAACGGTCTATGTGATTGATAGCAAACCGCTCGTTTACTGCGCTGGGACACGCTTTGCGCGTCCTCGTGCCATGAGCGAGGCCGCGAGTGGTAGAGGGGGAAACGGTGGATACAGCGTCAAAGGACGCTTCTATGGGTACAAGCTCCACGCCATCATTGACGACCACGGCATGGTGGTTCGGTTTGCTATTGCTGCGGGGAACGAGAGTGACCCACCGCTCGCGAGAGCGTTGCTGGAAGAGGGAGAAGGGGAATTGGTCCTTGGCGACCGTGGGTACCAAGGGTGTGGGGTATACGCGCAACCACGTTCAAACATGAAGAATCCGCGCCCCTGGTGGGGCGCGATGAGGTGGGTCAGGAAAACGATTGAATCTGTTTTCTCGCGTCTAGACCGTACGTTTCATCTGATGCTTCCACAGCTCAACTCGTTCCGCTCTGTCCGCGCTCATGTGTGCCGCAAGATTGCCGCTCACAATCTCGCCCTCTTCTTTGGAGGTCTCTAA
- a CDS encoding helix-turn-helix domain-containing protein, whose product MGRQKRFVVNLPEAERQKLIDMTKKGMISARVMTRARVLLLADEQLHDKVIAERLAVSKGMIGQIRRKYATDGVAAALYEKPRPKQPPKLDPKATAILIAETCSDAPEGYAKWTMQLLADRLVALGVVDSISDETVRKTLKKT is encoded by the coding sequence ATGGGACGCCAAAAGCGATTCGTCGTCAACCTTCCTGAAGCTGAGCGTCAGAAGCTCATCGATATGACGAAGAAGGGAATGATCAGTGCGCGAGTCATGACTCGCGCACGTGTCCTTCTCCTGGCAGATGAACAGCTGCATGACAAGGTGATCGCTGAACGGCTGGCCGTCAGCAAAGGAATGATCGGTCAAATCCGCAGAAAATATGCGACTGACGGGGTAGCTGCTGCTCTTTACGAAAAACCGCGCCCCAAGCAGCCCCCAAAACTTGATCCGAAAGCCACGGCGATCCTGATCGCAGAAACCTGCTCGGATGCGCCAGAGGGGTACGCGAAGTGGACGATGCAGCTTCTCGCTGATCGTCTTGTCGCTTTAGGCGTCGTAGACAGTATTTCTGATGAGACCGTCCGAAAAACGCTTAAAAAAACGTAA
- the tnpC gene encoding IS66 family transposase has product MTQETCPNCERLAAEVTRLQAEVAALQAELRAIKTLLGLNSSNSNQPPSKDPPWKPKSERQKSERSSGGQKGHPGKTLKFSDQPDEIQTLSLTGACSCGTVWDEVDVTDHLARQVHDLPELRLHITEYQAEVKLCPNCGCRGQANFPEHVPGQVQYGPQLHAFTTLLNVGHFIPLERVTQITDALFGASISDGTVVLNINLASERLEPFEDELKAGLRQQAVLHADETGTKVNGKLNWFHVACFARGTLYTLHEKRGYAALEAAGVLTDFTGVVVHDAWNTYFRLPGEHALCNAHLLRELRKLDEHDQQPWAGELRRELQQVYHAQKTGILTNEQRAAFYTRFDELVRAGLQANPAQEPVPKRRGKPKQLPGRNLALRCQQHRAAMLLFLERADVPFDNNQAERDIRMACVKRKVSGGFRSEVGGQAFCRIRSFISTLQKQGLSVWTGLVDVFRGVFRFLS; this is encoded by the coding sequence ATCACGCAAGAGACCTGTCCCAACTGCGAACGACTTGCTGCCGAGGTGACTCGCCTCCAGGCTGAAGTCGCCGCATTGCAAGCCGAGTTGCGGGCTATCAAAACCCTGCTCGGTCTGAATAGCAGCAACTCCAATCAACCACCGAGCAAAGACCCCCCCTGGAAACCCAAGAGCGAGCGTCAGAAGAGCGAACGCTCTTCTGGTGGACAAAAGGGACACCCAGGGAAAACGCTGAAATTCAGTGACCAGCCCGACGAAATCCAAACGCTATCGCTCACCGGAGCCTGCTCTTGTGGGACTGTCTGGGACGAGGTGGATGTCACCGATCATCTTGCTCGACAGGTTCACGATTTGCCAGAACTGCGTCTCCATATCACCGAGTACCAGGCCGAAGTGAAACTCTGCCCGAACTGTGGCTGTCGTGGACAGGCCAATTTCCCCGAGCATGTCCCTGGTCAGGTGCAATACGGTCCGCAACTCCATGCCTTCACGACCTTGCTGAATGTGGGGCATTTCATTCCATTGGAGCGGGTCACCCAGATTACGGACGCGCTTTTTGGCGCGTCCATCAGCGATGGTACGGTGGTTCTCAACATCAACCTGGCTTCAGAACGCCTTGAGCCTTTCGAGGACGAGCTGAAAGCTGGCCTGAGGCAACAAGCCGTACTCCATGCGGATGAAACGGGCACCAAGGTGAATGGGAAGCTGAACTGGTTTCATGTGGCCTGTTTTGCCAGGGGAACGCTCTATACCTTGCACGAGAAGCGCGGCTACGCGGCTCTTGAGGCGGCTGGCGTGTTGACCGACTTTACGGGCGTCGTGGTTCACGACGCTTGGAACACCTATTTCCGTCTCCCTGGAGAACACGCGCTGTGCAATGCTCACCTGCTGCGCGAACTGCGCAAACTGGATGAGCATGACCAGCAGCCCTGGGCCGGTGAACTGCGGCGGGAATTGCAGCAGGTCTACCATGCCCAGAAGACGGGGATATTGACGAATGAGCAAAGAGCTGCGTTCTATACGCGATTTGATGAACTGGTGCGGGCTGGCCTGCAAGCAAATCCGGCACAGGAACCTGTTCCAAAGCGGCGTGGTAAACCCAAACAGCTTCCGGGACGCAACCTGGCCTTGCGGTGTCAGCAGCACCGCGCAGCGATGCTGCTTTTCCTGGAGCGTGCTGACGTGCCGTTTGACAACAATCAGGCGGAACGTGACATCAGGATGGCCTGCGTAAAACGCAAGGTTTCGGGTGGGTTTCGCTCGGAGGTCGGAGGTCAGGCGTTCTGCCGGATTCGCAGCTTCATTTCTACCCTTCAGAAGCAGGGCTTATCAGTTTGGACTGGCTTGGTTGACGTTTTTCGTGGCGTCTTCAGGTTTTTATCTTGA
- a CDS encoding transposase family protein, with the protein MRQPISPVPFLTQIPDWRHHKRSTYPWNALWVVVLVGLMAGPENILALSQWIQLQRDELTQRLKLQDVPRQATIYRFFWKLDAHLPQLKVALLAWVLSR; encoded by the coding sequence GTGCGACAACCCATCAGCCCGGTTCCATTTTTAACCCAAATTCCTGACTGGCGTCACCACAAACGGAGCACTTACCCCTGGAATGCGCTCTGGGTCGTCGTCCTCGTCGGTCTTATGGCGGGGCCAGAAAATATTCTGGCCCTGAGCCAATGGATTCAGTTGCAACGTGACGAACTGACGCAGCGCCTCAAGCTCCAAGATGTACCGCGACAAGCCACGATTTATCGGTTTTTCTGGAAATTGGATGCCCATTTGCCGCAACTCAAGGTTGCTCTACTCGCTTGGGTCCTCAGTAGGTGA
- a CDS encoding IS4 family transposase, translating into MIAARSVNHHDLSAHMPGMSTPQGKKRRADRTFRDEQLDMGFFIALLVAHLPPGKVLLSLDRTNWEHGETPINFLVLGAVVHGFTLPLIWVPLDESGNSHTYARMWLVLKLLRALPAKRWLGLVADREFIGAEWFRFLRRQGIKRAIRIRHSDMLDDMSGKEWFEHVQHGHFHEISEKVFVFGELMRVVATRSPVGDLIIIATDFNARKTWKLYKQRWSIECTFSSFKTRGFDLERTGITEKSRLQRLFGLVTLAWMFCLQLGVWLGQTHPIPVLKHGRRAVSLVRHGAQHLVDALRWKPERCRAFLELLTRPFCPPGAAGDEVVTY; encoded by the coding sequence ATGATTGCCGCGAGAAGCGTCAATCATCACGATCTGAGTGCCCATATGCCAGGGATGAGTACCCCGCAGGGCAAGAAGAGACGAGCAGACCGGACCTTCCGGGATGAGCAGCTGGACATGGGCTTTTTCATCGCCCTGCTCGTCGCCCACCTGCCACCAGGAAAGGTTTTGCTGAGTCTGGACCGCACCAACTGGGAACACGGGGAGACGCCCATCAACTTTCTGGTGCTTGGAGCCGTGGTCCACGGCTTCACCCTGCCCCTGATCTGGGTGCCCCTCGACGAGTCCGGGAACAGTCACACGTACGCCCGGATGTGGCTGGTGTTGAAGCTGCTTCGGGCCTTGCCAGCGAAACGCTGGCTGGGCCTAGTGGCTGATCGTGAGTTCATCGGTGCGGAATGGTTCCGTTTTCTCCGTCGTCAGGGCATCAAGCGGGCCATCCGCATTCGGCACAGCGACATGCTGGACGATATGAGCGGGAAAGAGTGGTTTGAGCATGTCCAGCACGGTCATTTTCACGAGATCAGCGAAAAGGTGTTTGTGTTCGGGGAGTTGATGCGGGTGGTGGCGACGAGGTCACCTGTGGGTGACCTCATCATCATCGCTACCGATTTCAATGCTCGGAAGACCTGGAAGCTTTACAAGCAGCGCTGGTCAATTGAGTGCACCTTCAGCAGCTTCAAAACGCGAGGCTTCGACCTGGAGCGAACGGGGATTACAGAAAAAAGCCGTCTACAACGGCTCTTTGGTCTGGTGACGCTGGCCTGGATGTTCTGTTTGCAGCTGGGGGTCTGGCTCGGCCAGACCCATCCCATTCCCGTCCTGAAACATGGTCGCAGAGCGGTCAGCCTGGTGCGTCACGGTGCTCAGCATCTCGTGGATGCCCTGCGTTGGAAACCCGAACGATGCAGGGCTTTCCTGGAACTGCTCACCCGTCCTTTCTGCCCGCCAGGCGCGGCTGGAGACGAAGTTGTCACCTACTGA
- a CDS encoding ISAs1 family transposase, with protein MIFPVWDDIELKLSPTEAWVKQQCPEMQDRVAVLAGDGKVLKGSARESQSALSFLSVFFHELSLTVTQVEQGGRHEAKAIQDVLADLNHLFGESWLLTLDAAYTEHELTSKVVAAGGDYLVPLKNNTKVLKEWAVIAFSYPTENGVVDVENRSGEVWERRTDILTAVPEAIREALPDVKTLIRREHQVTRRNGKQTVEIRYAVSSMLLTAKQAEDIWRGHWGIENRSHHARDTVLHEDRCRMRRGVQGRAALNGVVLGILLGHSRSLTAVVRQIRVKPIVGLRLLLPELG; from the coding sequence TTGATTTTTCCCGTCTGGGACGACATCGAACTGAAGTTGTCACCTACTGAGGCTTGGGTCAAACAGCAATGCCCTGAAATGCAAGACCGAGTTGCTGTCCTTGCTGGTGATGGCAAGGTGTTGAAAGGCAGTGCCCGAGAGAGCCAGTCGGCTCTCTCGTTCCTCTCCGTCTTTTTCCATGAACTCTCGCTGACCGTGACTCAGGTGGAGCAAGGCGGACGACATGAGGCCAAAGCCATTCAAGACGTTCTCGCTGACCTGAACCACCTTTTTGGTGAATCCTGGCTCCTGACACTGGACGCTGCCTACACTGAACACGAACTGACCAGCAAAGTGGTTGCAGCAGGTGGGGACTATCTCGTTCCCCTGAAGAACAACACGAAGGTGCTCAAGGAATGGGCCGTTATCGCCTTTTCATATCCAACAGAAAACGGCGTTGTTGACGTAGAAAACAGGAGCGGCGAAGTTTGGGAACGACGCACGGATATCCTGACTGCTGTTCCCGAAGCAATCCGGGAAGCGTTGCCTGATGTGAAGACATTGATACGACGTGAGCACCAAGTGACACGCCGAAACGGCAAGCAGACTGTGGAAATACGGTATGCCGTCAGCAGCATGCTGCTGACGGCAAAACAGGCTGAGGATATTTGGCGAGGTCACTGGGGCATTGAAAACCGCAGCCATCATGCCCGAGATACCGTGCTGCATGAAGATCGTTGCCGTATGAGACGAGGCGTACAGGGTCGGGCAGCCCTAAATGGAGTCGTCCTTGGGATACTGCTTGGTCATTCACGCTCTTTAACCGCTGTAGTGCGTCAAATTCGCGTTAAACCCATCGTTGGCCTACGGCTTCTTCTTCCTGAACTCGGTTGA
- a CDS encoding IS630 family transposase translates to MIFPVWDDIELKLSPTEVLDTYALPYDPEYPVVCLDEKSVQLLDHVREPLPPVPGIPARVDHEYKRCGTVNLFIEFEPLTGQRSVTVTERRTSQEYAARLQALDRRYPEAKKIRLIQDQLSTHSPAALYDTLPAEEANRLRKRFEWIYTPKHASWLNMAEMEWAALQRQCLDRRIAAKEALETEVAAWERHRNARAVKVNWEFTTQAARGKMARHYKQVE, encoded by the coding sequence TTGATTTTTCCCGTCTGGGACGACATCGAACTGAAGTTGTCACCTACTGAGGTGCTGGATACGTACGCTTTGCCCTATGACCCTGAATATCCAGTGGTCTGCCTCGATGAAAAATCTGTCCAGCTTCTCGATCATGTTCGTGAGCCGCTCCCACCCGTGCCGGGTATCCCGGCACGGGTCGATCACGAGTACAAGCGCTGTGGGACAGTTAATCTCTTTATCGAATTTGAGCCGCTGACGGGGCAGCGCAGTGTGACGGTGACTGAGCGGCGAACGTCACAGGAATACGCAGCTCGTTTGCAAGCATTGGATCGACGCTACCCAGAGGCGAAGAAAATCCGACTGATCCAGGACCAGCTTTCGACCCATTCACCAGCAGCGCTCTACGACACATTGCCCGCAGAAGAAGCGAACCGCTTGAGAAAGCGGTTCGAGTGGATCTATACGCCAAAACACGCGTCCTGGCTGAATATGGCCGAGATGGAATGGGCCGCTCTGCAACGTCAGTGTCTGGATCGCCGTATAGCGGCGAAAGAAGCACTTGAGACGGAAGTTGCCGCCTGGGAGCGGCACAGAAACGCCAGGGCAGTCAAAGTGAATTGGGAATTCACGACCCAGGCAGCAAGAGGCAAAATGGCGCGTCACTACAAGCAAGTCGAATAG